The following are encoded together in the Vespa crabro chromosome 12, iyVesCrab1.2, whole genome shotgun sequence genome:
- the LOC124428386 gene encoding serine/threonine-protein phosphatase 6 regulatory ankyrin repeat subunit B isoform X4 encodes MYSREDVVKLLLSKKGVDPYATGGSRQQTAVHLVASRQTGTATSILRALLAAAGKDIRLKVDGKGKIPLLLAVEAGNQSMCRELLSQQAPDQLRATTPAGDSALHLAARRRDIDMVRILVDYGAPVDMQNGEGQTALHIASAEGDEILVKYFYGVRASASIADHQDRTPMHLAAENGHATIIELLADKFKASIFERTKDGSTLMHIASLNGHSECATMLFKKGVYLHMPNKRGARSIHTAAKYGHVGIISTLLQRGEKVDATTNDNYTALHIAVESAKPAVVETLLGYGAEVHVRGGKLRETPLHIAARVPDGDRCALMLLKSGAGPNLTTDDGQTPVHVAASHGNLATLLLLLEDGGDPMFKSKNGETPLHLACRGCRADVVRHLIEFVKQNKGPEVATSYVNSVTNEGASALHYAAQIEPSEVVIPGDDRAVVRALLEGGADVSLQTKQAQESAFHHCALAGNNEVLSEMISHMSATEVQKALNRQSAVGWTPLLIAAHRGHMELVTNLLANHARVDVFDLEGRSALHLAAEHGYLQVCDALLANKAFINSKSRVGRTALHLAAMNGYSHLVRFLIQDHGAAIDVLTLRKQTPLHLAAGAGQLEVCKLLLELGASIDATDDQGQKPIHAAAMNNYAEVAQLFLQRHPSLVMACTKDGNTCAHIAAMQGSVRVIEELMKFDRQGVISARNKLTEATPLQLAAEGGHAEVVRALVRAGASCADENRAGFTAVHLAAQHGHGQVLEVMKSSQSLRISSKKLGVTALHVAAYFGQADTVRELLTNVPGTVKSDPPTGGSLVGELGSESGMTPLHLAAYSGNENVVRLLLNSAGVQVDAATTENGFNPLHLACFGGHITVVGLLLSRSAELLHSSDRYGKTGLHIAATHGHYQMVEVLLGQGAEINATDKNGWTPLHCAARAGYLDVVKLLVESGASPKSETNLGCAPIWFAASEGHNDVLKYLMEKEHDTYALMEDRRFVYNMMVCSKSNNNKPIEEFVLVSPAPVDTAAKLSNIYMKLSEKEKERAKDLIAAGKQCEAMATELLALAAGADSAGRILTSMDRRNVEFLDVLIENEQKEVIAHTVVQRYLQELWQGSLNWNAFRTILLFIAFLICPPVWVVFALPLGHKYNNVPIIKFMSYLTSHIYLMVFLMLVGITPIYPVVRSNLLPYWYEWCLLVMLSGLLLFELTNPSDKSGLGWIKLAVLLFGIFGVAFHLMGFVIIKRVYWPTLLYLRNQLFALSFLLACVQILDFLSFHHLFGPWAIIIGNLMKDLARFLAVLAIFVFGFSMHFVALNQAFQNNANLVEGKTESAFHDDMSANLTEWITETPAPATPHYFSRYRKKNECCDDNSREIKMSPILAFEYLFFAVFGQTTHSELKVEVNQPDWTSVLFKLAFGVYMLVSVVVLINLLIAMMSDTYQRIQAQSDIEWKYGLSKLIRNMHRTTTAPSPLNLLTTWIVYFIKVCKQRAAKRKRPSLVHMMGLQRSGRLSPRSKMGAKWLAKVKKGQVQPKDSVALSVMHLSPLGSQLSFNSATRIESVVDWDSIRKKYLALTGNEPEKEEDKEKDDKDNENENEDDYGPTVSNAPTVPTTMTTSPI; translated from the exons ATGTATTCGAGAGAAGATGTGGTCAAGTTGCTTCTTTCGAAAAAAGGTGTTGATCCTTATGCTACCGGAGGG TCGAGGCAACAAACGGCAGTTCATTTGGTTGCATCTAGGCAAACTGGTACAGCAACATCAATTTTACGTGCTTTACTGGCTGCAGCAGGAAAAGACATCAGATTGAAAGTCGATGGT aaaggaaagatacCACTTCTCTTGGCAGTCGAAGCTGGTAATCAATCCATGTGCCGCGAATTATTATCTCAGCAAGCACCAGATCAACTTCGAGCTACCACTCCAGCTGGAGACTCGGCTCTTCATCTGGCTGCTAGACGAAGGGACATTGATATGGTTCGAATTCTGGTGGATTACGGAGCTCCAGTAGACATgcaaaat GGTGAAGGTCAAACAGCATTGCACATTGCAAGTGCCGAAGGTGACGAGATTTTAGTCAAGTACTTCTACGGTGTTAGAGCATCGGCATCGATCGCTGATCATCAAGATCGAACGCCTATGCACTTGGCTGCAGAGAATGGGCATGCCACGATAATTGAACTTCTTGCTGATAAATTCAAGGCCAGCATATTTGAGAGAACGAAAGACGGCTCCACCCTAATGCATATAGCGTCTTTGAATGGACACTCGGAATGTGCCACGATGCTTTTTAAAAAGGGCGTGTACTTGCACATGCCAAATAAGCGTGGAGCAAGATCTATTCATACTGCAGCTAAATATGGTCATGTGGGAATCATTAGTACACTCCTacaaagaggagaaaag GTGGATGCAACAACGAATGACAATTACACGGCGTTGCACATAGCCGTGGAGAGTGCCAAGCCAGCTGTCGTTGAAACTTTATTGGGTTATGGAGCTGAGGTACACGTTAGGGGCGGCAAACTTCGAGAGACTCCACTTCATATAGCGGCACGAGTTCCAGACGGCGATAGGTGTGCTTTGATGTTATTAAAATCTGGAGCTGGGCCCAACTTGACAACGGACGATGGACAAACTCCCGTTCATGTAGCTGCCAGTCACGGGAACTTAGCAACTTTATTACTTCTCCTCGAGGACGGCGGTGATCCAATGTTTAAGTCGAAA AACGGTGAAACCCCTCTACATTTGGCCTGCAGGGGATGTCGAGCAGACGTGGTCCGTCATCTAATCGAATTTGTGAAGCAGAACAAAGGACCAGAAGTTGCAACTTCTTACGTGAACAGCGTAACGAACGAAGGTGCCAGTGCTTTGCATTACGCCGCCCAGATCGAACCATCCGAGGTTGTAATACCAGGAGATGATCGTGCAGTTGTACGTGCACTTCTGGAAGGAGGGGCCGACGTTTCGTTGCAAACTAAACAAGCTCAAGAATCTGCTTTTCATCACTGTGCTTTAGCTGGAAACAACGAAGTACTTTCCGAAATGATCAGCCATATGTCAGCTACAGAAGTTCAGAAAGCTTTGAACAGGCAAAGTGCAGTTGGTTGGACACCTCTGTTGATAGCGGCTCATCGTGGTCACATGGAATTGGTGACGAATCTTTTAGCTAATCATGCCAGAGTAGACGTTTTCGACTTGGAGGGTAGATCGGCACTTCATTTAGCTGCTGAACATGGCTATCTTCAAGTCTGTGATGCCTTACTGGCAAACAAAGCCTTCATAAACTCAAAGTCTCGCGTTGGTAGAACGGCATTGCATTTGGCAGCAATGAACGGTTATTCTCATTTGGTTAGATTTCTCATTCAAGATCATGGTGCTGCGATAGACGTGCTTACACTGAGGAAACAGACTCCTCTTCATCTGGCAGCAGGCGCTGGTCAATTGGAAGTCTGCAAGCTTCTCTTGGAACTTGGTGCTAGCATAGACGCTACCGACGATCAAGGACAGAAGCCGATTCATGCCGCTGCCATGAATAATTACGCTGAAGTGGCACAACTCTTTCTACAAAGACACCCGAGTTTGGTGATGGCATGCACCAAAGACGGAAATACATGTGCCCATATAGCAGCGATGCAGGGAAGCGTAAGAGTGATCGAGGAACTAATGAAATTTGATCGTCAGGGTGTAATTTCAGCGAGAAACAAGTTGACCGAGGCAACGCCCCTTCAGTTAGCTGCCGAAGGTGGTCATGCTGAAGTAGTAAGGGCTTTGGTAAGAGCTGGTGCTTCCTGTGCCGATGAAAATCGTGCCGGCTTCACTGCGGTACATTTGGCAGCTCAACACGGACACGGACAAGTCCTAGAAGTGATGAAATCTTCTCAATCTTTGAGAATTTCGAGCAAGAAATTGGGTGTAACGGCGCTCCACGTTGCTGCTTACTTTGGCCAAGCTG ATACCGTCAGAGAATTACTGACAAATGTTCCTGGAACTGTTAAATCCGATCCACCTACCGGCGGTTCTTTGGTAGGAGAATTAGGAAGCGAATCTGGCATGACACCCCTACACCTAGCAGCCTATTCAGGAAATGAAAATGTCGTACGACTTCTTTTAAACTCTGCTGGAGTACAG GTGGACGCAGCGACAACTGAAAATGGATTCAACCCTTTGCATTTAGCTTGTTTCGGTGGGCATATCACGGTAGTTGGTCTTCTTCTCAGCAGATCAGCAGAATTGTTGCATAGTTCCGATCGTTATGGAAAAACTGGCCTGCACATAGCTGCTACACATGGGCATTATCAAATGGTAGAGGTACTGTTAGGTCAAGGAGCAGAGATAAATGCTACCGATAAGAATGGCTGGACTCCTTTGCACTGTGCTGCTCGTGCTGGTTACCTCGACGTCGTCAAACTACTCGTCGAAAGTGGAGCTTCACCAAAAAGCGAGACAAACCTTGGTTGTGCTCCTATTTGGTTCGCCGCTTCCGAAGGTCATAATGACGTATTAAAGTATTTGATGGAAAAGGAACACGATACCTATGCTCTTATGGAAGACAGAAGG tTCGTCTACAATATGATGGTTTGCAGCAagagtaataacaacaagccAATCGAAGAGTTTGTTCTGGTGTCTCCAGCACCTGTAGACACTGCAGCTAAACTCTCCAACATCTATATGAAATTAtcggagaaggaaaaggaacgaGCAAAAGATTTGATTGCAGCTGGAAAGCAATGCGAGGCTATGGCAACAGAATTACTCGCTCTTGCGGCAGGTGCCGATTCAGCTGGCAGAATTTTAACGTCTATGGATCGAAGAAACGTAGAATTCTTGGATGTGCTGAttgaaaatgaacaaaaagagGTGATAGCTCATACAGTTGTACAACGTTATCTCCAAGAACTTTGGCAAGGTAGCCTAAATTGGAACGCTTTCAGAACGATTCTCCTATTCATAGCCTTTCTGATTTGCCCACCAGTTTGGGTAGTCTTTGCTCTGCCACTTGGGCACAAGTACAACAACGTGCCGATCATAAAATTCATGTCGTACTTAACGTCCCACATTTATCTGATGGTATTTCTGATGCTAGTTGGGATAACACCAATATATCCAGTCGTAAGATCCAATTTATTACCATACTGGTACGAATGGTGTCTTCTGGTGATGCTGTCCGGTCTTCTACTCTTCGAATTGACCAATCCCAGTGATAAAAGTGGCCTCGGCTGGATCAAATTAGCAGTCCTCCTCTTCGGTATCTTCGGTGTTGCCTTTCATCTTATGGGATTCGTCATAATCAAACGTGTATACTGGCCAACGTTATTGTATCTAAGAAATCAACTCTTCGCCTTGAGTTTCCTGCTAGCTTGCGTTCAGATCCTGGACTTTTTATCCTTCCATCATCTCTTTGGACCATGGGCCATCATCATCGGCAATCTCATGAAGGATCTCGCCAGATTCCTCGCTGTATTGGCCATCTTCGTCTTTGGCTTTTCCATGCACTTCGTCGCTCTGAACCAAGCATTCCAGAACAACGCAAATCTTGTGGAGGGAAAAACTGAGAGTGCCTTTCACGACG ataTGTCCGCCAATTTAACGGAATGGATAACGGAGACGCCAGCACCGGCGACTCCTCATTACTTCAGCCGCTacaggaaaaagaatgaatgttGTGACGATAACTCCCGAGAGA TAAAGATGAGTCCTATACTTGCCTTCGAGTATCTGTTCTTCGCCGTCTTCGGTCAAACGACACACAGCGAGCTCAAGGTCGAGGTCAATCAGCCGGACTGGACCTCGGTCCTCTTTAAGCTGGCCTTCGGCGTGTACATGTTGGTCTCGGTAGTGGTGTTAATTAATCTGCTTATCGCAATGATGAGCGACACCTATCAACGGATACAGGCACAATCGGATATTGAGTGGAAATACGGTCTGAGTAAATTGATCCGTAATATGCACAG AACAACTACAGCTCCTTCCCCGTTAAACTTGCTAACAACCTGGATCGTTTACTTCATCAAAGTATGCAAACAACGTGCAGCAAAACGCAAACGACCGTCTCTGGTACATATGATGGGTCTTCAACGTAGCGGTCGATTATCTCCAAGATCTAAGATGGGTGCAAAGTGGTTGGCCAAAGTCAAGAAGGGACAGGTCCAACCAAAAGACAGCGTGGCTCTTTCGGTAATGCATTTGAGCCCATTAGGCAGTCAATTGTCCTTTAACAGTGCTACCAGAATCGAGAGTGTGGTTGATTGGGACTCAATCAGGAAGAAGTATCTTGCTTTGACTGGAAACGAGcctgaaaaagaagaggacaaGGAGAAGGATGACAAGGACAACGAAAATGAGAATGAGGATGATTATGGACCTACTGTTTCAAATGCTCCGACGGTTCCAACAACGATGACCACTTCacctatataa